A genomic stretch from Leptospira licerasiae serovar Varillal str. VAR 010 includes:
- a CDS encoding phosphate ABC transporter substrate-binding protein, which translates to MKKIGLRLIVLLAFALSSFSVSGEEKKTITIKGSDTMVILVQKWTETFPDKSAQFQVTGGGSGTGIAALINGTTDICSASRPLKPQEIQQLKEKYNSNGVEIKVAIDGISLYVNKKNPIAKLSIEEIRKIFTGKITNWKEVGGEDHKIVLYSRENNSGTYEYFKEHVLEKQDFDPSAQHMVGTAALVNAISKDKWGIGYGGAAYASGVKDVAVSADANSKPELPTEANILTNKYPISRYLYFYLREAPKDQTKKFIDWVIGKDGQKVVKDVGYFPLKKK; encoded by the coding sequence ATGAAAAAGATAGGTTTAAGACTTATTGTCTTATTAGCATTCGCTCTTTCTTCATTTTCCGTATCCGGGGAAGAGAAAAAGACAATCACCATTAAAGGATCCGATACGATGGTTATCCTGGTTCAAAAATGGACCGAAACCTTCCCGGATAAATCCGCTCAATTCCAAGTTACCGGAGGCGGTTCCGGAACCGGGATCGCAGCTTTAATCAACGGGACCACGGATATTTGCTCCGCTTCTCGCCCGCTCAAACCTCAAGAGATCCAACAATTAAAGGAAAAATATAATTCCAACGGTGTGGAAATCAAGGTTGCAATCGACGGTATTTCACTTTATGTAAACAAAAAGAATCCAATCGCAAAACTTTCCATCGAAGAAATTCGCAAAATTTTCACCGGAAAGATCACCAATTGGAAGGAAGTTGGCGGAGAAGATCATAAAATCGTACTCTATAGCCGCGAGAATAACTCCGGAACTTATGAATACTTCAAAGAGCATGTTTTGGAAAAACAAGACTTTGATCCTTCTGCACAACACATGGTAGGAACTGCTGCACTAGTTAATGCGATCTCCAAAGACAAATGGGGAATCGGTTACGGTGGAGCAGCTTACGCTTCCGGAGTAAAAGACGTTGCCGTATCTGCGGACGCAAACTCTAAACCGGAACTTCCTACTGAAGCGAATATTTTAACCAATAAATATCCGATCTCCAGATATCTATACTTTTATTTGAGAGAAGCACCTAAAGACCAAACTAAAAAGTTTATCGATTGGGTGATCGGAAAAGACGGACAAAAAGTTGTGAAGGACGTAGGTTACTTCCCTCTTAAGAAAAAGTAA
- a CDS encoding LA_3150 family lipoprotein: MKSKLKFILPLLVLLAISCSSDTKDDSALLGALVGTPDDGNKSIVVAEVAGNFTDYTGECYDHFTVLGVSNSTISPTNYYLYVMFGHSLDTELRKSALSTSSCSSLGFLGSGIPTNASPVNFRYYTCDPNLGQAGGDCGNKIKAAVGFPTN, from the coding sequence ATGAAATCTAAACTTAAATTCATACTTCCACTTTTGGTACTTTTAGCAATTTCTTGCTCTTCCGACACAAAGGATGATTCAGCTCTATTGGGAGCCTTAGTAGGAACTCCTGACGACGGAAACAAATCCATCGTAGTAGCGGAAGTTGCAGGCAATTTCACGGATTATACGGGAGAATGTTACGACCATTTCACCGTTTTAGGAGTTTCCAATTCTACGATATCCCCGACAAATTATTACCTTTATGTAATGTTCGGGCATTCTTTGGATACGGAACTTAGGAAATCGGCCCTCTCTACTTCTTCTTGTAGTAGTTTGGGTTTTTTGGGTTCCGGAATTCCTACAAATGCAAGTCCTGTGAATTTTAGATATTATACCTGTGATCCGAACCTGGGACAAGCTGGGGGAGATTGTGGGAATAAGATCAAGGCAGCAGTAGGATTTCCTACCAATTAA